A genomic region of Vicinamibacterales bacterium contains the following coding sequences:
- a CDS encoding methyltransferase domain-containing protein: protein MAIFERKPEENVTGDAATRALSVAAVENHFVESVYDKLAKVYDLFFGPTLHPGRLRAIKRMNIQAGERVLEVGVGTGINLDLYPRDAAITGIDYTASMLEKARERAAKRTGTPARLLQMDAADLRFADNSFDIVYAPYLISVVPDPVKVAQEMRRVCRPGGRIIFLNHFLSPNPLLSRVERWISPATIHIGFKSDLDMPAFLAQAILQPVSIEKVNIPKIWSLVTCVK, encoded by the coding sequence ATGGCCATATTCGAGCGGAAGCCCGAAGAGAACGTCACGGGCGACGCAGCCACGCGTGCCCTGTCGGTGGCGGCCGTCGAAAACCACTTCGTCGAGAGCGTCTATGACAAGCTCGCGAAGGTCTACGACCTGTTTTTCGGGCCGACGCTGCACCCGGGCCGGCTCCGGGCCATCAAGCGCATGAACATCCAGGCGGGCGAGCGGGTGCTCGAAGTCGGCGTGGGCACGGGCATCAACCTCGATCTCTACCCGCGGGACGCGGCCATCACCGGCATCGACTACACGGCGTCGATGCTCGAGAAGGCGCGCGAACGCGCCGCCAAGCGTACGGGCACGCCGGCGCGGCTGCTGCAGATGGACGCCGCCGACCTCAGGTTCGCCGATAACTCGTTCGACATCGTCTACGCCCCGTACCTGATCAGCGTCGTCCCCGATCCGGTCAAAGTGGCGCAGGAGATGCGGCGCGTCTGCCGGCCCGGCGGGCGCATCATCTTCCTGAATCATTTCCTCAGCCCGAATCCGCTCCTCTCGCGCGTCGAGCGCTGGATCTCGCCGGCGACGATCCACATCGGCTTCAAGTCAGACCTCGACATGCCCGCGTTTCTCGCGCAGGCGATCCTGCAGCCGGTGTCGATCGAAAAGGTCAACATCCCCAAGATCTGGTCGCTCGTTACCTGCGTGAAGTAA
- a CDS encoding Xaa-Pro peptidase family protein — protein sequence MFTRREFLAGSSALLVGSQLPAPIASLPSMKAQAAPITADERRARIEQARRLMAAHRIDAIMLTEGTSLVYFTAVRWDGGERLFACVVPQKGEPFFVCPAFEEERAREQIALGPFGGGRADIRTWNEDQSPYALVADGLRDRRVAAGTLGIEETTKHVWSESVAKAATALTLVTATPVVSGCRMIKSPHEIELMRLASRATLSVYAAVYKALAPGMTQDTVSGLISEAYRRVGFPGEASVQVGEYTALPHGSIQPQTIREGTIIMIDDGCTVEGYQSDLTRTFVLGKATDKQKRVFDIVKTAQTAALKAARPGATLDSIDAAARTVITDAGYGPGFKFFTHRVGHGIGMDGHEWPYLVKNNMFGWEQTITAQPHMTFSDEPGVYIRGEFGVRLEDDMHITENGAELFTPQSASLENPFGG from the coding sequence ATGTTTACGCGACGCGAGTTCCTCGCCGGCTCCTCTGCGCTCCTAGTCGGCTCGCAGCTGCCGGCGCCGATCGCGTCGCTGCCGTCGATGAAGGCCCAGGCTGCCCCGATCACCGCCGACGAGCGGCGCGCGCGGATCGAGCAGGCGCGCCGGCTGATGGCCGCTCACCGGATCGACGCGATCATGCTCACGGAGGGCACGTCGCTCGTCTACTTCACCGCCGTCCGCTGGGACGGCGGCGAGCGGCTCTTCGCCTGCGTGGTGCCGCAGAAGGGAGAGCCGTTCTTCGTCTGCCCGGCCTTCGAGGAGGAACGTGCGCGCGAGCAGATCGCCCTCGGCCCGTTCGGCGGCGGCCGGGCGGATATCCGCACCTGGAACGAGGACCAAAGCCCGTACGCGCTGGTCGCCGACGGGCTGCGCGACCGCAGAGTCGCGGCGGGTACGCTCGGGATCGAAGAAACGACCAAACACGTCTGGAGTGAGAGCGTCGCCAAGGCGGCGACGGCCCTCACGCTCGTCACCGCGACTCCGGTCGTGTCCGGCTGCCGGATGATCAAGTCGCCGCACGAGATCGAGCTGATGCGGCTGGCGTCGAGAGCCACGCTGAGCGTCTACGCCGCGGTCTACAAGGCGCTCGCGCCAGGCATGACGCAGGACACGGTGTCGGGGCTCATCTCGGAAGCGTACCGCCGCGTCGGTTTCCCCGGCGAGGCGAGCGTACAGGTGGGCGAGTACACCGCGCTTCCCCACGGCTCCATCCAGCCGCAGACGATCAGGGAAGGCACGATCATCATGATCGACGATGGCTGCACGGTGGAGGGCTACCAATCCGACCTGACGCGCACCTTCGTACTCGGCAAAGCCACCGACAAGCAGAAGCGCGTGTTCGACATCGTCAAGACCGCGCAGACGGCGGCGCTCAAGGCGGCGCGGCCAGGCGCCACGCTCGATTCGATCGACGCGGCGGCGCGCACCGTGATCACCGACGCAGGCTACGGCCCCGGCTTCAAGTTCTTCACCCACCGCGTCGGACACGGCATCGGCATGGACGGCCACGAGTGGCCGTACCTGGTGAAGAACAACATGTTCGGCTGGGAGCAGACCATCACCGCGCAGCCGCACATGACGTTCAGCGACGAACCCGGCGTCTACATTCGCGGCGAATTCGGCGTGCGGCTCGAAGACGACATGCACATCACCGAGAACGGCGCGGAACTGTTCACGCCGCAGTCGGCGTCGCTGGAGAATCCGTTCGGGGGGTAA
- the lon gene encoding endopeptidase La produces the protein MADTATTPPLPSELPVVPLRGSVVLPMTVAPLGVSRPLSLEAVNKALTGDRMVLLLLQRGDADDPGPDDLHRVGTVAIVRQMAKGQGGMRVLVEGIVRARAEFLQNEKGYFSALIKPMPEKVDRTLEIDAHVRRLQDLVDRALSLASGLSPEIRTLISSLDDPLRIGYLLASLVDMKPEDKQQLLEENNVTVKLDAVAAALGREIDVLELKGRIESRAEKEMSNQQRQYLLRQQMKAIQSELGEGENGEADELRTRIAEAALPESVSTVASKEVDRLERMTPAAPEYQMIRTYLDWLLEIPWAKRTEDRIDPIEARRVLDEDHYDLDKVKDRIVEYLAVRKLKGDMKGPILCFVGPPGVGKTSLGQSIARAMNRKFVRISLGGVRDEAEIRGHRRTYIGSMPGRLAQALRGAGSSNPVLMLDEIDKVSVGIQGDPAAALLEVLDPAQNHAFRDHYLEIPLDLSSVLFIATANQLGTIHPALLDRMEIISLSGYTEDEKIHIARMYLVPRQREEHGLTPGQITIDDAALRRVTTEYTREAGVRSLERQIGTLARKVAAKVATDSTYVGHVTAAAVPDYLGPARFRSDGAFRLSRPGVATGLAWTEAGGDVLYIEAVLLPGGKGGLTLTGQLGNVMQESARAALSHVRQQSDALGISPETLSSHDLHIHVPAGAIPKDGPSAGITMATAIISAARQIPVRPDVAMTGEITLSGLVLPIGGIREKSMAARRQGIHTVILPKGNEQDLAELPEEVKKEMTFVPVDTLQDVIKVAMPDVAAGPATAAGTPSAGTSAAAAAPRP, from the coding sequence ATGGCTGACACTGCAACCACTCCACCGCTCCCCAGCGAGCTTCCCGTCGTGCCCCTGCGCGGCTCGGTCGTCCTGCCGATGACCGTCGCGCCGCTCGGCGTCAGCCGTCCACTCTCGCTGGAAGCGGTGAACAAGGCGTTGACCGGCGACCGCATGGTCCTGCTGCTGCTGCAGCGGGGCGACGCCGACGATCCGGGTCCCGACGATCTGCACCGCGTCGGCACCGTGGCGATCGTCCGCCAGATGGCCAAGGGGCAGGGAGGCATGCGCGTGCTCGTCGAGGGGATCGTGCGCGCGCGCGCCGAGTTCCTGCAGAACGAGAAGGGCTACTTCTCGGCGCTGATCAAGCCGATGCCGGAGAAGGTCGATCGAACCCTCGAGATCGACGCGCACGTCAGGCGCCTGCAGGATCTCGTCGATCGCGCGCTGTCGCTGGCGTCGGGTCTGTCGCCCGAGATCCGCACGCTCATCTCGTCGCTCGACGACCCGCTGCGGATCGGCTACCTGCTTGCCAGCCTGGTCGACATGAAGCCGGAGGACAAGCAGCAGCTGCTCGAGGAGAACAACGTCACGGTGAAGCTCGACGCGGTGGCCGCCGCCCTCGGCCGCGAGATCGACGTACTCGAGCTGAAGGGGCGCATCGAGTCGCGCGCCGAGAAGGAGATGTCGAACCAGCAGCGCCAGTACCTGCTGCGGCAGCAGATGAAGGCGATCCAGTCCGAGCTCGGCGAGGGAGAGAACGGCGAGGCCGACGAACTGCGCACGCGGATCGCGGAGGCCGCCCTGCCCGAGTCGGTCTCGACGGTGGCGTCGAAGGAAGTGGATCGGCTGGAGCGGATGACGCCGGCGGCGCCCGAATACCAGATGATCCGCACCTACCTCGACTGGCTGCTCGAGATTCCGTGGGCGAAGCGGACCGAGGATCGGATCGACCCGATCGAGGCGCGCCGGGTGCTCGACGAGGATCACTACGATCTCGACAAGGTCAAGGACCGCATCGTCGAATACCTCGCGGTGCGGAAGCTGAAGGGGGACATGAAGGGCCCCATCCTCTGCTTCGTCGGGCCGCCCGGCGTCGGCAAGACCTCGCTCGGCCAGTCGATCGCGCGCGCGATGAACCGCAAGTTCGTGCGGATCTCGCTCGGCGGAGTGCGCGACGAAGCCGAGATCCGCGGACACCGCCGCACCTACATCGGCTCGATGCCGGGACGACTGGCGCAGGCGCTGCGCGGCGCCGGCTCGTCCAACCCGGTGCTGATGCTCGACGAGATCGACAAGGTGTCGGTCGGCATCCAGGGCGACCCGGCGGCCGCGCTGCTCGAGGTCCTCGATCCGGCGCAGAACCATGCCTTCCGCGATCACTACCTCGAGATACCGCTCGACTTGTCGAGCGTGCTGTTCATCGCCACCGCGAACCAGCTCGGCACGATCCATCCGGCGCTGCTCGACCGCATGGAGATCATCTCGCTGAGCGGCTATACGGAGGACGAGAAAATCCACATCGCCAGGATGTATCTGGTGCCGCGGCAGCGCGAGGAGCACGGACTCACGCCCGGGCAGATCACGATCGACGACGCGGCGCTGCGGCGCGTCACCACCGAGTACACGCGTGAAGCCGGCGTGCGGTCGCTCGAGCGGCAGATCGGCACGCTCGCCCGTAAGGTGGCCGCGAAGGTCGCCACCGATTCGACCTACGTGGGTCACGTGACGGCGGCGGCGGTCCCCGACTATCTCGGCCCGGCACGGTTCCGTTCCGACGGCGCGTTCCGTCTCTCGCGTCCCGGCGTCGCCACCGGTCTCGCGTGGACCGAAGCCGGGGGGGACGTCCTCTACATCGAAGCGGTGCTGCTGCCCGGCGGCAAGGGCGGCCTGACGTTGACCGGACAGCTCGGCAACGTGATGCAGGAGTCGGCGCGCGCCGCGCTCAGCCACGTCCGCCAGCAGTCCGACGCGCTCGGCATCTCGCCCGAGACACTGAGCAGCCACGACCTGCACATCCACGTACCGGCCGGCGCGATTCCCAAGGACGGGCCGTCGGCCGGCATTACGATGGCGACCGCGATCATCTCGGCAGCGCGGCAGATCCCGGTGCGGCCCGACGTGGCGATGACGGGAGAAATCACGCTGTCGGGTCTGGTGCTGCCAATCGGCGGCATCCGCGAGAAGTCGATGGCCGCCCGCCGCCAGGGCATCCACACCGTGATCCTGCCGAAGGGCAACGAACAGGACCTGGCTGAACTCCCCGAAGAAGTGAAGAAGGAGATGACGTTCGTGCCGGTCGACACGCTGCAGGACGTGATCAAGGTGGCGATGCCCGATGTCGCCGCGGGACCGGCCACCGCGGCCGGGACGCCGTCAGCCGGCACCAGCGCCGCCGCTGCCGCCCCGCGACCGTGA
- a CDS encoding M28 family peptidase: MRSPQPALLLVLVGVIGAVAPAPATRPIAPALDDIRIDALRAYVETLAGDDFRGRGVGDVGNQKAETYVCDTLTQAGVTPAGAEGSCYQPVDVYRPTLGPGAHLTVRDEDGSTLGEFAAGPDFYPLPETGDRDVTAPLVQADGGVGDAVALVSTDGDPDPQVAAALLHGALGAVVVGRYLPQLASVWPARPSVREATYRLMTALRSQPAPIVTLSQPAARPIEAALRAGHRLSATLSPALVAEPLRIHNVLGVVEGRDSRHRHELVVVGAHLDHDGVDDAGRIYHGADDNASGTAAVMAGAAAFAQAAAHGERPARAVLFALWNGEEKGELGAEAFVEAGRPGRRVIANINLDMVGRHEEVPDPDDWRFTGFPKIDAASSTNTLHVLGYSYTPELAADVRQANGAVGLSLKEDYDVGAQDLLHRSDQWPFLRHGIPAVYFTTGLHPDYHTPSDEPARIDFGKLERVARLAARTAWIVAERGATPIKRQDQ; encoded by the coding sequence ATGAGGTCGCCGCAGCCGGCTCTGCTGCTCGTGCTCGTCGGCGTGATCGGCGCGGTCGCACCGGCGCCGGCTACCCGGCCGATCGCGCCGGCGCTCGACGACATCCGGATCGATGCGCTGCGCGCCTACGTCGAGACGCTGGCCGGCGACGACTTCCGCGGCCGCGGCGTCGGCGATGTCGGCAACCAGAAGGCCGAGACCTACGTGTGCGACACCCTCACCCAGGCCGGCGTCACGCCGGCGGGTGCCGAGGGATCGTGCTATCAGCCGGTCGACGTGTATCGTCCGACGCTCGGCCCCGGCGCGCATCTGACCGTGCGCGACGAAGATGGCTCGACGCTGGGCGAGTTCGCCGCCGGTCCGGACTTCTATCCGCTGCCGGAAACCGGCGATCGGGATGTCACCGCACCGCTCGTCCAGGCGGACGGCGGCGTGGGCGACGCCGTCGCGCTCGTCAGCACCGATGGCGACCCCGACCCGCAGGTCGCCGCGGCGCTGTTGCACGGCGCGCTCGGCGCGGTGGTCGTCGGCCGCTACCTGCCGCAGCTGGCCAGCGTGTGGCCCGCTCGTCCGTCGGTCCGCGAGGCGACCTATCGTCTGATGACCGCGCTGCGGTCGCAGCCCGCGCCGATCGTGACGCTGTCGCAGCCGGCAGCCCGGCCCATCGAGGCCGCGCTGCGCGCCGGCCACCGGCTGAGCGCGACGCTCTCGCCCGCCCTGGTGGCCGAGCCGCTTCGGATCCACAACGTGCTCGGGGTCGTCGAAGGAAGAGACAGCCGCCACCGGCATGAGCTGGTCGTCGTCGGCGCGCATCTGGACCACGACGGCGTCGACGACGCCGGGCGGATCTACCACGGCGCCGACGACAACGCGTCGGGGACGGCGGCGGTGATGGCCGGGGCGGCGGCGTTCGCGCAGGCGGCGGCCCATGGCGAGCGGCCGGCCCGGGCGGTGCTCTTCGCGTTGTGGAACGGCGAGGAAAAGGGAGAATTGGGCGCCGAGGCGTTCGTCGAAGCCGGCCGCCCGGGCCGCCGCGTCATCGCCAATATCAACCTCGACATGGTGGGGCGCCACGAAGAGGTGCCAGACCCCGACGACTGGCGCTTCACGGGATTCCCGAAGATCGACGCCGCCTCGAGCACGAACACGCTGCACGTGCTCGGCTACAGCTACACGCCGGAGCTCGCCGCCGACGTGCGGCAGGCCAACGGCGCCGTCGGCCTGAGCCTGAAGGAAGACTACGACGTCGGTGCCCAGGATCTCCTTCACCGCTCGGACCAGTGGCCGTTCCTGCGGCACGGCATCCCGGCGGTTTACTTCACGACCGGGCTTCATCCCGACTATCACACGCCATCGGATGAGCCGGCGCGGATCGATTTTGGCAAGCTCGAACGGGTCGCGCGACTGGCAGCGCGCACCGCCTGGATCGTCGCCGAGCGCGGCGCGACGCCGATCAAACGCCAGGACCAATGA
- a CDS encoding beta-ketoacyl-[acyl-carrier-protein] synthase family protein, which yields MSRPRVAITGIGVVSPYGVGRERFWTYVSKGCSATRAITEFDASVFPCSVAAPVPSSVSIDDAAAVETRAGEGNGRPDPRRYSRASLIAVMAAREAWADAGLRINEPGGGVIVGSGAGGIDVAERQYFEFFNDGWKRVTPYAIPVSIVGMISSEISIALELHGISHVLSTGCTSSTDAIGYAASLIRAGEAEMLLTGGADACVTPGMIFGFAKMRAVATHYNDTPAQASRPFDRGRDGFVLGEGAWMLVLESEERARARGAHIYATVEGYGSTCDAYHRVQMAPDGEQIIRAMRLAIERSGRAVEEIGYVNYHGTSTQLNDAVESRCVRRLFGARADAVPGSSTKSMIGHPQGASGAAGIVTAALALSRGFLPPTINQRDSDPDCDLDYIPNAGRAASPAAALCNCLGFGSKNSAMVIGAV from the coding sequence ATGTCGCGCCCACGCGTCGCCATCACCGGCATCGGCGTCGTCTCCCCGTACGGCGTCGGACGCGAGCGGTTCTGGACCTACGTGAGCAAAGGGTGCAGCGCGACCCGCGCCATCACCGAGTTCGACGCATCCGTGTTCCCCTGCAGCGTCGCGGCACCGGTGCCGTCTTCGGTGTCGATCGATGACGCGGCAGCAGTCGAAACGCGGGCCGGCGAGGGGAACGGACGGCCGGATCCGCGGCGCTACTCGCGCGCATCCTTGATCGCGGTGATGGCCGCGCGCGAGGCGTGGGCCGACGCGGGGCTGCGTATCAACGAGCCGGGTGGCGGCGTCATCGTCGGCAGCGGCGCCGGCGGCATCGACGTCGCCGAGCGGCAGTATTTCGAGTTCTTCAACGACGGGTGGAAGCGCGTCACGCCCTACGCGATTCCGGTGTCGATCGTCGGGATGATCTCCAGCGAGATTTCGATCGCCCTCGAGCTGCACGGCATCAGCCACGTGCTGTCGACCGGCTGCACCAGTTCGACCGACGCGATCGGCTACGCGGCTTCGCTCATCAGGGCCGGTGAGGCCGAGATGCTGCTCACCGGCGGCGCCGACGCCTGCGTCACCCCGGGGATGATCTTCGGCTTCGCCAAGATGCGCGCCGTGGCGACGCACTACAACGACACGCCGGCGCAGGCGTCGCGCCCCTTCGACCGCGGCCGCGACGGCTTCGTGCTCGGAGAAGGTGCGTGGATGCTGGTGCTCGAGAGCGAAGAGCGGGCGCGGGCCCGCGGCGCCCACATCTACGCGACGGTCGAGGGGTACGGATCGACCTGCGACGCCTATCATCGCGTGCAGATGGCGCCCGATGGCGAGCAGATCATCCGGGCGATGCGTCTGGCGATCGAGCGCTCCGGCCGCGCCGTCGAAGAGATCGGCTACGTCAACTACCACGGCACGTCGACGCAGCTCAACGACGCGGTGGAATCGCGCTGTGTCCGTCGGCTGTTCGGCGCGCGCGCCGACGCGGTGCCGGGATCGTCGACCAAGTCGATGATCGGCCATCCGCAAGGCGCCAGCGGCGCCGCCGGGATCGTCACCGCCGCGCTGGCGCTGTCGCGCGGCTTCCTGCCGCCGACGATCAACCAGCGCGACTCCGATCCGGACTGCGATCTCGACTACATTCCCAACGCCGGCCGCGCGGCGTCCCCCGCGGCGGCGCTGTGCAACTGCCTCGGGTTCGGATCGAAGAATTCGGCGATGGTGATCGGCGCCGTCTGA
- a CDS encoding FAD-dependent monooxygenase gives MFDVIVAGAGPAGATAALVLARGGARVLLLDRARFPRSKLCGDTLNPGTLAILRRQAVSAPIEARALRLDGMVVTGERRVAVSCRYGPGVHALSIARCDLDAGLAAAAVNAGARFEEGVAVRSALVDAATSRVRGVIIAGRDGCDVRVPAPFVIAADGRRSSLAIPLGLARQPPHPRRWAIGAYFAGVEGLQTFGEMHVRRRRYIGVAPVPGGAANVCLVVPAPVRIDDPAALLLDAIRCEPALRDRFAAARLIARPAVLGPLAVDAPQAGMDGLVLAGDAAGFIDPITGDGLRFAVRGGELAAEALLAALAGRLARPHVALRRARRREFGGKWRFNRLIRRVVASGATVEAAGLIAAAAPWALRRAIGFAGDVPA, from the coding sequence GTGTTCGACGTGATCGTAGCGGGCGCCGGTCCGGCAGGCGCCACCGCGGCGCTGGTGCTGGCGCGCGGCGGCGCGCGCGTGCTGCTGCTCGATCGCGCGAGGTTTCCGCGGAGCAAGCTGTGCGGAGACACCCTCAATCCGGGCACGCTCGCGATCCTGCGCCGCCAGGCGGTGAGCGCGCCGATCGAAGCGCGGGCCCTGCGGCTCGACGGCATGGTGGTGACCGGCGAGCGGCGGGTCGCCGTCAGCTGCCGTTACGGGCCGGGCGTCCACGCCCTCTCGATCGCGCGCTGCGATCTCGACGCCGGGCTCGCCGCGGCCGCTGTGAACGCAGGCGCGCGCTTCGAGGAGGGCGTCGCGGTCCGCTCGGCGCTGGTCGACGCGGCGACGTCGCGCGTTCGCGGCGTCATCATCGCGGGCCGCGACGGCTGCGATGTGCGGGTGCCGGCACCCTTCGTGATCGCCGCCGACGGACGGCGATCGTCGCTCGCGATCCCGCTGGGCCTCGCCCGCCAGCCGCCGCACCCGCGACGCTGGGCTATCGGCGCCTACTTCGCCGGCGTCGAGGGCCTGCAGACATTCGGTGAAATGCACGTCCGCCGCCGCCGCTATATCGGCGTGGCGCCGGTCCCTGGTGGGGCCGCCAACGTCTGCCTCGTCGTGCCGGCGCCGGTTCGCATCGACGATCCCGCGGCGCTGCTCCTCGATGCCATCCGCTGTGAGCCGGCGCTTCGCGACCGCTTCGCCGCCGCCCGCCTGATCGCCCGTCCCGCCGTGCTCGGCCCGCTCGCCGTTGACGCGCCGCAGGCCGGCATGGACGGCCTGGTGCTCGCCGGAGACGCCGCCGGCTTCATCGATCCGATCACCGGGGACGGCCTCCGCTTCGCCGTGCGTGGCGGCGAGCTGGCGGCCGAGGCGCTGCTCGCGGCCCTCGCCGGCCGGCTGGCCCGACCGCATGTCGCCCTGCGGCGCGCCCGGCGTCGCGAGTTCGGCGGGAAGTGGCGCTTCAACCGCCTGATTCGCCGTGTGGTCGCGAGCGGCGCGACGGTGGAGGCCGCCGGTCTCATCGCCGCCGCCGCGCCGTGGGCGTTGCGGCGCGCAATCGGGTTCGCGGGCGACGTGCCGGCATGA
- a CDS encoding isoprenylcysteine carboxylmethyltransferase family protein, whose translation MTAAVPALAAITFGTMLGETSLSSRHARALRARGAVEPAGDVYRAMALAYPGAFAAIFVEGLLRGSAVDGWFTAGLGLLVAAKALKYWAIATLGERWTFRVLVPPRSTATSAGPYRWLTHPNYLAVVGELAGAGVAAHAPIAGVAAVVGFGLLIRRRIAIEDIALAQR comes from the coding sequence ATGACGGCCGCCGTCCCGGCCCTCGCCGCAATCACCTTCGGCACGATGCTCGGCGAGACGTCGCTCTCGTCGCGGCACGCCCGGGCGCTGCGCGCGCGCGGCGCCGTCGAGCCCGCCGGCGACGTCTACCGCGCGATGGCCTTGGCGTATCCCGGCGCGTTCGCGGCAATCTTCGTCGAAGGCCTCCTGCGCGGGAGCGCGGTCGACGGATGGTTCACCGCGGGTCTCGGACTGTTGGTGGCGGCCAAGGCGCTCAAGTACTGGGCGATCGCGACGCTCGGCGAACGCTGGACGTTCCGGGTGCTGGTGCCGCCACGTTCCACGGCGACCAGCGCCGGACCCTACCGCTGGCTCACGCATCCCAACTACCTCGCCGTCGTCGGTGAGCTGGCCGGCGCCGGCGTTGCGGCCCACGCGCCAATCGCAGGCGTGGCGGCGGTGGTCGGATTCGGGCTGCTGATCCGACGCCGCATCGCGATCGAGGACATCGCGCTCGCGCAGCGATAG
- a CDS encoding mannosyltransferase family protein, whose protein sequence is MKLPLWVRALDAAAVFALVLTGTVFLFGGFAIYFTLSPVRIHSTGRLLFVALALLAVRHAAHPAMPLHRRLSGWLRGSHERPALNAAAFGLSSRVAVLFVAYMAVVTIGVNVATTGFVVSRDKLSNLPARFDAGWYGGIALDGYYFGGDFKHQQNIAFFPAFPMLMRAVGYPIGAFGPGMPPEKRMVRLLWGGVFISLAAFGWASAYLWRLTRDIAGEASATGAVALLAAYPFSLYFSAPYTEALFLLGAVAAVFHFRRDQWVVAGLWGALVGLTRPNGCFLSVVLAAILAERLWRDRHTSTSPHLHILKIFKSLASAAMPGLGMLAYSAYVHQVTGRWFGWARLHEAAWGRAYEGLAPVERAYGWITDEGLFHVIEGVPYDTLNSLGLVFALLMLWPVLKRLGPALALFIVINAVPPMLAGGVLSIGRLSSTLFPAFIALAAMSSPRMTQALITAFAIGQGLAVAIFFTWRPLF, encoded by the coding sequence GTGAAGCTACCGCTGTGGGTGCGCGCGCTCGACGCCGCGGCCGTGTTCGCCCTTGTGCTGACCGGCACCGTGTTTCTGTTCGGCGGGTTCGCGATCTATTTCACGCTGTCACCCGTACGGATCCATTCCACGGGCCGCCTGCTGTTCGTCGCTCTGGCGCTGCTGGCGGTTCGCCACGCGGCACATCCGGCCATGCCGCTGCACCGGCGCTTGTCCGGCTGGCTGCGCGGCAGCCACGAGCGGCCGGCGCTCAACGCGGCGGCGTTCGGCCTCTCGTCACGGGTGGCCGTCCTGTTCGTCGCCTACATGGCGGTGGTGACGATCGGCGTCAATGTTGCGACGACGGGTTTCGTGGTGTCGCGCGACAAGCTCTCGAACCTGCCGGCGCGCTTCGACGCCGGGTGGTACGGCGGCATCGCGCTCGACGGCTACTACTTCGGCGGCGACTTCAAGCACCAGCAGAACATCGCCTTCTTTCCGGCCTTTCCGATGCTGATGCGCGCCGTCGGCTATCCGATCGGGGCGTTCGGTCCGGGCATGCCGCCCGAGAAGCGGATGGTGCGGCTGCTCTGGGGGGGCGTCTTCATCTCGCTCGCCGCGTTTGGCTGGGCCTCGGCCTACCTGTGGCGCCTGACGCGCGACATCGCCGGAGAGGCGAGCGCAACCGGCGCGGTCGCGCTGCTCGCCGCGTATCCTTTTTCGCTGTACTTCAGCGCTCCTTATACGGAGGCGTTGTTCCTGCTGGGCGCGGTCGCGGCGGTCTTCCATTTCCGGCGCGACCAATGGGTCGTGGCCGGGCTGTGGGGGGCGCTGGTCGGCCTCACCCGGCCAAACGGCTGCTTCCTGAGTGTCGTACTCGCCGCCATCCTGGCCGAGCGTCTCTGGCGCGACCGCCACACTTCCACATCTCCACATCTCCACATTTTAAAAATTTTCAAATCCCTCGCCTCCGCCGCGATGCCGGGCCTCGGCATGCTGGCCTACAGCGCGTACGTGCATCAGGTAACCGGCCGATGGTTCGGGTGGGCGCGGCTGCACGAAGCGGCCTGGGGACGCGCCTATGAGGGGCTCGCACCGGTGGAGCGGGCGTATGGCTGGATCACCGACGAAGGGCTGTTCCACGTGATTGAGGGGGTTCCGTACGACACGCTGAACAGCCTCGGTCTGGTGTTCGCGCTGCTGATGCTGTGGCCGGTGCTGAAGCGGCTGGGGCCGGCGCTGGCGCTCTTCATCGTCATCAACGCGGTGCCGCCGATGCTGGCCGGCGGCGTGCTGTCGATCGGGCGGCTCTCGTCGACGCTCTTTCCCGCGTTCATCGCCCTCGCGGCGATGTCGTCGCCGCGAATGACGCAGGCGCTCATCACAGCCTTCGCCATCGGACAGGGGCTGGCGGTGGCGATCTTCTTCACCTGGCGCCCGCTGTTCTGA